A single window of Gymnogyps californianus isolate 813 chromosome 16, ASM1813914v2, whole genome shotgun sequence DNA harbors:
- the LOC127023034 gene encoding coiled-coil domain-containing protein 157-like, whose product MAHLLGHPGCMESLRADLRDLQAAIADVSSRVGAVRFPSWKFPDKVSCDLDLAALLERYSYTENDPEFTQHSHVVLLELVIDR is encoded by the coding sequence ATGGCGCACCTCCTGGGCCACCCCGGCTGCATGGAGAGCCTGCGGGCCGACCTGAGGGACCTGCAGGCAGCCATCGCCGATGTCTCCTCCCGGGTCGGGGCCGTGCGTTTCCCCTCTTGGAAGTTCCCTGATAAAGTGTCCTGCGACCTGGACCTGGCGGCGCTGCTGGAGCGGTACAGCTACACCGAGAACGACCCCGAATTCACCCAGCACTCCCACgtggtgctgctggagctggtgaTAGACAGGTGA
- the LOC127022982 gene encoding LOW QUALITY PROTEIN: coiled-coil domain-containing protein 157-like (The sequence of the model RefSeq protein was modified relative to this genomic sequence to represent the inferred CDS: substituted 1 base at 1 genomic stop codon) — protein sequence MILLMEKSRNNSSGITRRXCRRCERRDGHKKGSQGAGFTAEASRRESTALLKWALFLFCALQQKKACRKEIPTLQSTPQAGKPEKERLKHCLPDVLELRTSTEVAQSTSLCLSSSVRAPDSDASGSSQPRAARSMAESSRNIPTQTTGLPLGPCNTCASAQASLREVGKAITSICQSQNIPSALSRFQETVEETIGRMTLSATDMSYWASEQSKDLSRISKHLQMLLQQVNPLKSELEESEKQKDKLRKQVEDFSRLLQVEKETQAQQRKEAEQNLEVKNKEYVEAVARLERDKDDLRRGAALLEERFSALKEELAAKQTAVQELEATKTTLLEEMRTTMVARSQVLELEEKVQLLTGQRESLGQELSTTTTQLEKEKAKVESMLRHQESLQAKQRALLRQLDSLDQEREELQASLGEAEEDKARLAEQLEESREQSGQQLRAQQELLDALQREKLNLEQSVSELQANVSRLEEQARELKERERLLVFFPELHIPAETQFESTGSLTEDMEKQLQANSIRIRVLEQENARLRSTLAKVKVAAEQGVLKLVPQTQLWSQLSSQRGGEAGGQDAG from the exons atgatCCTTCTCATGGAAAAGTCTCGCAATAATTCATCTGGCATAACCAGGAGATAGTGCAGGAGGTGTGAAAGAAGGGACGGTCACAAGAAGGGGAGCCAGGGAGCGGGTTTCACTGCTGAGGCTTCCCGTCGtgaaagcacagctctgctaAA ATGGGCCctgtttttgttctgtgctcTCCAACAGAAGAAGGCTTGCAGGAAGGAGATCCCCACGCTGCAATCCACTCCCCAGGCTGGGAAACCTGAGAAGGAGCGCCTGAAACACTGCTTGCCTGATGTTTTGGAGTTAAGAACTTCCACAGAAGTTGCCCAGTCCACTTCTCTGTGCCTGTCATCGAGTGTCCGTGCACCGGACAGCGATGCCTcgggcagctcccagcccagggctgcccgCAGCATGGCCGAGAGCAGCCGCAACATCCCCACGCAGACGACTGGGTTGCCTCTGGGACCCTGCAACACCTGCGCCAGCGCCCAGGCCAGCCTCCGCGAGGTCGGCAAAGCCATCACCAGCATCTGCCAGAGCCAGAACATCCCCTCGGCTCTCAGCAGGTTCCAGGAGACGGTGGAGGAGACCATAGGGAGAATGACCCTCTCTGCAACGGACATGAGCTACTGGGCCTCGGAGCAGAGCAAGGATCTCTCCCGGATCAGCAAACACctccagatgctgctgcagcaggtcaACCCTCTGAAGTCTGAGCTGGAAGAGTCGGAGAAACAGAAGGACAAGCTGCGGAAACAGGTTGAGGACTTTTCCCGGTTGCTTCAGGTGGAGAAGGAGACCCAAGcgcagcagaggaaggaggctGAGCAGAACCTGGAAGTAAAGAACAAAGAGTACGTAGAGGCTGTAGCCAGGCTGGAGCGGGACAAGGACGACCTACGGAGAG GAGCTGCTTTGCTGGAAGAGCGATTCTCCGCCTTAAAGGAAGAGCTGGCTGCGAAGCAGACTGCTGTGCAGGAGCTGG AGGCCACCAAGACGACCTTGCTGGAGGAGATGAGGACCACAATGGTGGCCAGGAgccaggtgctggagctggaggagaaggtgcAGCTGCTCACCGGCCAGCGGGAGAGCCTGGGCCAGGAGCTgagcaccaccaccacccagcTAGAGAAGGAGAAGGCCAAAGTGGAGAGCATGCTGAGGCACCAGGAG TCCCTGCAGGCCAAGCAGAGGGCCCTGCTGCGGCAGCTCGACAGCCTGGACCAGGAGCGCGAGGAGCTGCAAGCCAGCCTGGGAGAGGCCGAGGAGGACAAGgccaggctggcagagcagctggaggagagccGGGAGCAGAGCGGGCAACAGCTCCGGGCGCAGCAG GAGCTGCTGGACGCACTGCAGCGGGAGAAGCTGAACCTGGAGCAGTCTGTCTCGGAGCTGCAGGCGAACGTGtccaggctggaggagcaggcgCGGGAGCTGAAGGAGCGGGAGAGGCTTCTGGTGTTCTTCCCTGAGCTCCACATCCCCGCTGAGACGCAGTTTGAGA GCACCGGGAGCTTGACCGAGGACATGGAGAAGCAGCTACAGGCCAACAGCATCCGGATCagggtgctggagcaggagaatgCGCGGCTCAGGTCTACGCTAGCCAAGGTGAAGGTGGCTGCTGAGCAGGGCGTGCtgaag ctcGTCCCGCAGACCCAGCTGTGGTCGCAGCTCAGCAGCCAGCGCGGCGGGGAGGCCGGCGGGCAGGACGCAGGGTGA
- the SF3A1 gene encoding LOW QUALITY PROTEIN: splicing factor 3A subunit 1 (The sequence of the model RefSeq protein was modified relative to this genomic sequence to represent the inferred CDS: inserted 1 base in 1 codon) produces MPAGPVQAMPPAQPAPPAESKPPEEEPKEEAAPAKPVVGIIYPPPEVRNIVDKTASFVARNGPEFEARIRQNEINNPKFNFLNPNDPYHAYYRHKVSEFKEGKAQEPSAAIPKVMQQQQSAQQQLPQKVQAQVIQETVVPKEPPPEFEFIADPPSISAFDLDVVKLTAQFVARNGRQFLTQLMQKEQRNYQFDFLRPQHSLFNYFTKLVEQYTKILIPPKGLLLKLKKEAENPKEVLDQVYYRVEWAKFQERERKKEEEEKEKERVAYAQIDWHDFVVVETVDFQPNEQGNFPPPTTPEELGARILIQERYEKFGESEEVEMEVESDEEDEKQEKTDEPPAQLDQDTQVQDMDEGSDDEDEGQKVPPPPETPMPPPLPPTPDQVIVRKDYDPKASKPLPPAPAPDEYLVSPITGEKIPASKMQEHMRIGLLDPRWLEQRDRSIREKQSDDEVYAPGLDIESSLKQLAERRTDIFGVEETAIGKKIGEEEIQKPEEKVTWDGHSGSMARTQQAAQANITLQEQIEAIHKAKGLVPEDDSKEKIGPSKPNEMPQPPPPSSASNPPASAQPITSVPRPPTMPPPVRAAVVSAVPVMPRPPMTSVVRLPPGSVIATPMPPIIHTPRINVVPMPPSAPPIMXPRPPPMIVPTAFVPAPPVAPVPSPAPMPPVHPPPPMEDEPVSKKLKSEDSLIPEEEFLRRNKGPVTVKVQVPNMQDKTEWKLNGQVLMFTLPLSDQVSVIKVKIHEATGMPAGKQKLQYEGIFIKDSNSLAYYNMTSGSLIHLALKERGGRKK; encoded by the exons ATGCCGGCCGGACCCGTGCAAGCCATGCCTCCGGCGCAGCCAGCGCCCCCCGCGGAGAGCAAACCG cCAGAAGAGGAGCCAAAAGAGGAAGCAGCACCAGCCAAGCCTGTGGTAGGAATTATTTACCCTCCTCCAGAGGTCAGGAATATTGTGGACAAGACTGCCAGCTTCGTAGCCAG aaaTGGCCCAGAATTTGAAGCTCGAATTCgtcagaatgaaataaataacCCTAAGTTCAATTTCTTGAATCCCAACGATCCTTACCATGCATACTACCGGCACAAAGTCAGCGAGTTCAAAGAGGGTAAAGCACAGGAGCCCTCGGCTGCTATTCCCAAGGTcatgcaacagcagcaaagtgcccagcagcagcttccaCAGAAG GTGCAGGCCCAGGTGATCCAGGAGACAGTCGTTCCGAAAGAGCCACCTCCGGAGTTCGAGTTCATTGCAGATCCTCCCTCAATCTCGGCTTTTGACTTGGACGTGGTGAAGCTAACGGCGCAGTTCGTGGCTCGGAACGGGCGGCAGTTCTTGACTCAGCTGAtgcagaaagagcagaggaacTACCAGTTTGATTTCCTTCGCCCCCAGCACAGTCTCTTTAACTACTTCACTAAGCTGGTCGAACAGTACACAAAG atcTTGATCCCACCAAAAGGCTTACTCCTCAAACTCAAGAAGGAGGCCGAAAATCCCAAGGAAGTCCTAGATCAG GTGTATTACAGAGTGGAGTGGGCAAAGTTCCAGGAgcgagagagaaagaaggaagaggaggagaaggaaaaggagcgCGTTGCTTATGCCCAGATTGATTGGCATGACTTTGTGGTGGTGGAAACAGTTGACTTTCAGCCCAATGAGCAAG GGaatttccctcctcccaccacTCCAGAAGAGTTGGGAGCTCGAATCCTGATCCAGGAGCGTTATGAGAAGTTTGGGGAAAGTGAGGAGGTAGAGATGGAGGTGGAGTCAGATgaggaagatgaaaagcaagagaaaacagatgagcccccagcccagctggatCAAGACACACAAGTGCAGGATATGGATGAG GGCTCAGATGATGAAGATGAAGGTCAGAaggttcctcctcctccagaaacTCCGATGCCACCGCCTCTTCCTCCCACACCAGATCAGGTCATTGTGCGGAAAGATTATGATCCCAAAG ccTCAAAACCATTACcacctgccccagctccagaTGAGTATCTTGTTTCCCCCATCACTGGAGAGAAAATTCCTGCCAGTAAAATGCAAGAACACATGCGAATTGGTCTCCTGGATCCTCGATGGTTGGAGCAGCGTGATCGATCCATCCGTGAAAAGCAGAGTGATGATGAGGTCTATGCCCCAG GTTTGGATATTGAAAGCAGCTTGAAGCAGCTGGCAGAGCGCCGTACTGATATCTTTGGTGTAGAAGAGACTGCCATTGGTAAAAAGATTGGTGAAGAAGAAATCCAGAAACCAGAGGAAAAG GTGACCTGGGATGGCCACTCGGGCAGCATGGCCCGCACACAACAGGCTGCTCAGGCCAATATTACTCTCCAAGAGCAAATTGAAGCTATCCATAAGGCCAAGGGACTGGTGCCAGAAGATGACAGCAAGGAGAAGATCGGGCCCAGCAAACCCAATGAAATGCCCCAGCCACCCCCTCCTTCCTCGGCGTCAAATCCCCCAGCTAGCGCTCAGCCTATCACATCCGTGCCTCGTCCACCCACG atGCCCCCTCCCGTTCGCGCCGCTGTTGTTTCTGCAGTTCCAGTCATGCCTCGTCCCCCGATGACTTCCGTGGTCCGTTTGCCTCCGGGATCCGTCATAGCCACCCCCATGCCACCAATAATCCATACCCCGCGCATCAACGTTGTCCCCATGCCGCCCTCTGCTCCTCCCATCA AGCCCCGCCCGCCTCCCATGATAGTACCGACAG CATTTGTTCCTGCGCCTCCCGTGGCTCCGGTTCCTTCCCCAGCGCCGATGCCTCCTGTTCACCCGCCGCCACCGATGGAGGATGAGCCGGTCTCAAAGAAACTGAAGAGCGAAGACAGCCTGATTCCAGAGGAGGAGTTCCTGCGCAGGAACAAG GGTCCGGTCACGGTCAAGGTCCAGGTTCCCAACATGCAGGACAAGACGGAATGGAAACTGAACGGCCAAGTGTTGATGTTCACCCTGCCGCTCTCAGACCAG GTGTCTGTTATAAAGGTTAAGATCCACGAGGCCACAGGGATGCCAGCTGGGAAACAGAAGCTGCAGTACGAG GGCATCTTCATCAAGGATTCGAACTCCCTGGCTTATTACAACATGACAAGTGGCTCTCTGATTCACCTGGCACTCaaagaaagaggaggcagaaagaaataG